In a single window of the Xylanimonas protaetiae genome:
- a CDS encoding DegV family protein, translated as MRLTIPKPRPRPRPVTPADAARPAVRVVTDSTACLPEAGAADGGPVVVPLQVLTPDGTRREGVDITPAEVARRIGAGQRLTTSQPAPEDFADVYRGLAAEGARAIVSVHLSGDVSGTVTAAAHAGQRAMVPVRAVDSRTAAMALGFAALAASSCAQAGADAVHVAARAREVAASSRCLFLVDSLDHLRRGGRLSAGAAALGAALGVRPILEIVDGQVTLVQRVRTRAAALDRMLALAVAHAATMERPGVAVHHLGAPERAAAAAGRLAEVLNVTPVVTPVSAVLGTHAGPGALAVVVAELGRHEH; from the coding sequence ATGCGCCTCACCATCCCGAAGCCCCGCCCCCGGCCCAGGCCCGTCACCCCGGCGGACGCCGCGCGCCCCGCGGTGCGTGTCGTCACCGACTCGACGGCGTGCCTGCCCGAGGCGGGCGCCGCCGACGGCGGTCCCGTCGTCGTGCCGCTGCAGGTGCTGACCCCGGACGGGACGCGGCGCGAGGGCGTCGACATCACGCCGGCGGAGGTGGCCCGCCGCATCGGGGCCGGGCAGCGGCTGACGACGTCGCAGCCCGCGCCGGAGGACTTCGCGGACGTCTACCGCGGCCTGGCCGCCGAGGGCGCGCGCGCGATCGTGTCGGTGCACCTGTCGGGCGACGTCTCGGGCACGGTCACCGCCGCGGCGCACGCCGGGCAGCGGGCCATGGTGCCCGTGCGGGCCGTCGACTCGCGCACGGCCGCGATGGCCCTGGGCTTCGCGGCGCTGGCGGCGTCGTCGTGCGCGCAGGCCGGGGCGGACGCCGTCCACGTGGCCGCGCGCGCCCGCGAGGTCGCGGCGTCGAGCCGCTGCCTGTTCCTCGTCGACTCGCTCGACCACCTGCGCCGCGGCGGGCGGCTGTCGGCGGGGGCGGCCGCGCTCGGCGCGGCGCTCGGGGTGCGGCCCATCCTCGAGATCGTCGACGGGCAGGTGACCCTGGTGCAGCGCGTGCGGACGCGGGCGGCGGCGCTCGACCGGATGCTCGCGCTCGCGGTGGCGCACGCCGCGACGATGGAGCGGCCCGGCGTCGCCGTGCACCACCTCGGGGCGCCGGAGCGCGCGGCGGCCGCCGCGGGCAGGCTGGCCGAGGTGCTCAACGTGACCCCGGTCGTCACGCCCGTGAGCGCGGTGCTGGGCACGCACGCCGGG